From one Rhodamnia argentea isolate NSW1041297 chromosome 1, ASM2092103v1, whole genome shotgun sequence genomic stretch:
- the LOC115756718 gene encoding RNA-binding protein BRN1 isoform X2 produces the protein MAEEERKEKEKGKEEEEGEPSEGEESVKLFVGQVPKSMNEAELLAMFQEVALVDEVNVIKDKATRASRGCCFVICPSRQEADKAIDACHNKRTLPGASSPLQVKYADGELERLEHKLFVGMLPKNVSEDEVAAVFSKYGTIKDLHILRGSQKTSKGCAFIKYETKEQALAALDALNGKHKMEGSSVPLVVKWADTEKERQARRAQKAQFQNAANMQNTDSQHPSLFGALPMSYMPPYNGYGYQAPGTYGLMQYQLPPVQNQFHNMIPPANRGNTLRAVSPEVPVRNYALPPASYMSSPYHAVPGVQYPLAYPGGMMSHRPLSGSASAASPVSVDGDSASSSVVSPSGGPQVEGPAGANLFIYHIPQEFGDQQLANAFKSFGRVLSAKVYVDKATGVSKCFGFVSYDTPEAAQSAISTMNGRQLGGKKLKVQLKRDNRQSKPY, from the exons atggcggaggaggagaggaaggagaaggagaaggggaaggaggaggaggagggggagccGTCGGAGGGCGAGGAGAGCGTGAAGCTGTTCGTCGGCCAAGTCCCGAAGAGCATGAACGAGGCCGAGCTCCTCGCCATGTTCCAGGAGGTGGCGCTCGTGGACGAGGTCAACGTCATCAAGGACAAGGCCACGCGGGCCTCCCGCG GTTGCTGCTTCGTGATATGTCCGTCGAGGCAGGAGGCCGACAAGGCAATCGATGCGTGCCACAACAAGCGAACGTTACCTGGG GCATCTAGTCCACTGCAAGTGAAGTATGCAGATGGAGAGTTGGAAAGGCTAG AACACAAACTCTTTGTTGGCATGCTTCCGAAGAATGTCTCTGAAGATGAAGTAGCTgctgtattttcaaaatatggaacTATTAAGGACTTGCATATATTAAGAGGTTCTCAAAAAACCAGTAAAG GTTGCGCTTTTATAAAATATGAGACGAAGGAACAAGCACTTGCCGCCCTAGATGCCCTGAATGGAAAGCATAAAATGGAG GGTTCAAGTGTTCCTCTTGTTGTCAAATGGGCAGATACTGAAAAGGAAAGGCAAGCTCGAAGAGCTCAGAAAGCTCAATTTCAAAATGCTGCTAATATGCAAAATACTGATTCACAACATCCATCATTGTTTGGGGCCCTGCCTATGAGTTACATGCCTCCATATAACGGATATGGCTATCAG GCTCCTGGAACTTATGGGCTCATGCAATACCAATTGCCACCGGTGCAGAATCAATTCCATAACATGATTCCTCCTGCAAACCGGGGAAACACTTTGCGTGCAGTTTCACCTGAAGTACCTGTGAGAAATTATGCATTGCCTCCTGCAAGTTATATGAGTTCTCCGTATCATGCAGTGCCTGGTGTTCAGTATCCGCTCGCATATCCGGGAGGAATGATGAGTCACCGACCTTTAAGTGGTTCTGCAAGTGCCGCTTCTCCTGTGTCTGTGGACGGTGACTCTGCATCATCTTCAGTTGTCAGCCCTAGTGGTGGGCCTCAAGTTGAAG GACCAGCTGGTGctaatttgttcatttatcACATACCACAAGAATTCGGCGATCAACAGCTTGCCAATGCTTTTAAGTCATTTGGTAGGGTTTTGAGTGCTAAAGTATATGTTGATAAAGCAACCGGCGTTAGCAAATGTTTTG GTTTTGTTAGTTATGACACGCCTGAAGCTGCCCAATCTGCCATTAGTACAATGAATGGACGTCAATTAGGTGGtaagaaattgaaagttcagCTCAAAAGAGACAATAGACAAAGTAAACCTTATTGA
- the LOC115756718 gene encoding RNA-binding protein BRN1 isoform X1 gives MAEEERKEKEKGKEEEEGEPSEGEESVKLFVGQVPKSMNEAELLAMFQEVALVDEVNVIKDKATRASRGCCFVICPSRQEADKAIDACHNKRTLPGASSPLQVKYADGELERLVFDCNSEPEHKLFVGMLPKNVSEDEVAAVFSKYGTIKDLHILRGSQKTSKGCAFIKYETKEQALAALDALNGKHKMEGSSVPLVVKWADTEKERQARRAQKAQFQNAANMQNTDSQHPSLFGALPMSYMPPYNGYGYQAPGTYGLMQYQLPPVQNQFHNMIPPANRGNTLRAVSPEVPVRNYALPPASYMSSPYHAVPGVQYPLAYPGGMMSHRPLSGSASAASPVSVDGDSASSSVVSPSGGPQVEGPAGANLFIYHIPQEFGDQQLANAFKSFGRVLSAKVYVDKATGVSKCFGFVSYDTPEAAQSAISTMNGRQLGGKKLKVQLKRDNRQSKPY, from the exons atggcggaggaggagaggaaggagaaggagaaggggaaggaggaggaggagggggagccGTCGGAGGGCGAGGAGAGCGTGAAGCTGTTCGTCGGCCAAGTCCCGAAGAGCATGAACGAGGCCGAGCTCCTCGCCATGTTCCAGGAGGTGGCGCTCGTGGACGAGGTCAACGTCATCAAGGACAAGGCCACGCGGGCCTCCCGCG GTTGCTGCTTCGTGATATGTCCGTCGAGGCAGGAGGCCGACAAGGCAATCGATGCGTGCCACAACAAGCGAACGTTACCTGGG GCATCTAGTCCACTGCAAGTGAAGTATGCAGATGGAGAGTTGGAAAGGCTAG TTTTTGACTGCAATTCTGAACCAGAACACAAACTCTTTGTTGGCATGCTTCCGAAGAATGTCTCTGAAGATGAAGTAGCTgctgtattttcaaaatatggaacTATTAAGGACTTGCATATATTAAGAGGTTCTCAAAAAACCAGTAAAG GTTGCGCTTTTATAAAATATGAGACGAAGGAACAAGCACTTGCCGCCCTAGATGCCCTGAATGGAAAGCATAAAATGGAG GGTTCAAGTGTTCCTCTTGTTGTCAAATGGGCAGATACTGAAAAGGAAAGGCAAGCTCGAAGAGCTCAGAAAGCTCAATTTCAAAATGCTGCTAATATGCAAAATACTGATTCACAACATCCATCATTGTTTGGGGCCCTGCCTATGAGTTACATGCCTCCATATAACGGATATGGCTATCAG GCTCCTGGAACTTATGGGCTCATGCAATACCAATTGCCACCGGTGCAGAATCAATTCCATAACATGATTCCTCCTGCAAACCGGGGAAACACTTTGCGTGCAGTTTCACCTGAAGTACCTGTGAGAAATTATGCATTGCCTCCTGCAAGTTATATGAGTTCTCCGTATCATGCAGTGCCTGGTGTTCAGTATCCGCTCGCATATCCGGGAGGAATGATGAGTCACCGACCTTTAAGTGGTTCTGCAAGTGCCGCTTCTCCTGTGTCTGTGGACGGTGACTCTGCATCATCTTCAGTTGTCAGCCCTAGTGGTGGGCCTCAAGTTGAAG GACCAGCTGGTGctaatttgttcatttatcACATACCACAAGAATTCGGCGATCAACAGCTTGCCAATGCTTTTAAGTCATTTGGTAGGGTTTTGAGTGCTAAAGTATATGTTGATAAAGCAACCGGCGTTAGCAAATGTTTTG GTTTTGTTAGTTATGACACGCCTGAAGCTGCCCAATCTGCCATTAGTACAATGAATGGACGTCAATTAGGTGGtaagaaattgaaagttcagCTCAAAAGAGACAATAGACAAAGTAAACCTTATTGA
- the LOC115756718 gene encoding RNA-binding protein BRN1 isoform X3, which produces MAEEERKEKEKGKEEEEGEPSEGEESVKLFVGQVPKSMNEAELLAMFQEVALVDEVNVIKDKATRASRGCCFVICPSRQEADKAIDACHNKRTLPGASSPLQVKYADGELERLVFDCNSEPEHKLFVGMLPKNVSEDEVAAVFSKYGTIKDLHILRGSQKTSKGCAFIKYETKEQALAALDALNGKHKMEGSSVPLVVKWADTEKERQARRAQKAQFQNAANMQNTDSQHPSLFGALPMSYMPPYNGYGYQNQFHNMIPPANRGNTLRAVSPEVPVRNYALPPASYMSSPYHAVPGVQYPLAYPGGMMSHRPLSGSASAASPVSVDGDSASSSVVSPSGGPQVEGPAGANLFIYHIPQEFGDQQLANAFKSFGRVLSAKVYVDKATGVSKCFGFVSYDTPEAAQSAISTMNGRQLGGKKLKVQLKRDNRQSKPY; this is translated from the exons atggcggaggaggagaggaaggagaaggagaaggggaaggaggaggaggagggggagccGTCGGAGGGCGAGGAGAGCGTGAAGCTGTTCGTCGGCCAAGTCCCGAAGAGCATGAACGAGGCCGAGCTCCTCGCCATGTTCCAGGAGGTGGCGCTCGTGGACGAGGTCAACGTCATCAAGGACAAGGCCACGCGGGCCTCCCGCG GTTGCTGCTTCGTGATATGTCCGTCGAGGCAGGAGGCCGACAAGGCAATCGATGCGTGCCACAACAAGCGAACGTTACCTGGG GCATCTAGTCCACTGCAAGTGAAGTATGCAGATGGAGAGTTGGAAAGGCTAG TTTTTGACTGCAATTCTGAACCAGAACACAAACTCTTTGTTGGCATGCTTCCGAAGAATGTCTCTGAAGATGAAGTAGCTgctgtattttcaaaatatggaacTATTAAGGACTTGCATATATTAAGAGGTTCTCAAAAAACCAGTAAAG GTTGCGCTTTTATAAAATATGAGACGAAGGAACAAGCACTTGCCGCCCTAGATGCCCTGAATGGAAAGCATAAAATGGAG GGTTCAAGTGTTCCTCTTGTTGTCAAATGGGCAGATACTGAAAAGGAAAGGCAAGCTCGAAGAGCTCAGAAAGCTCAATTTCAAAATGCTGCTAATATGCAAAATACTGATTCACAACATCCATCATTGTTTGGGGCCCTGCCTATGAGTTACATGCCTCCATATAACGGATATGGCTATCAG AATCAATTCCATAACATGATTCCTCCTGCAAACCGGGGAAACACTTTGCGTGCAGTTTCACCTGAAGTACCTGTGAGAAATTATGCATTGCCTCCTGCAAGTTATATGAGTTCTCCGTATCATGCAGTGCCTGGTGTTCAGTATCCGCTCGCATATCCGGGAGGAATGATGAGTCACCGACCTTTAAGTGGTTCTGCAAGTGCCGCTTCTCCTGTGTCTGTGGACGGTGACTCTGCATCATCTTCAGTTGTCAGCCCTAGTGGTGGGCCTCAAGTTGAAG GACCAGCTGGTGctaatttgttcatttatcACATACCACAAGAATTCGGCGATCAACAGCTTGCCAATGCTTTTAAGTCATTTGGTAGGGTTTTGAGTGCTAAAGTATATGTTGATAAAGCAACCGGCGTTAGCAAATGTTTTG GTTTTGTTAGTTATGACACGCCTGAAGCTGCCCAATCTGCCATTAGTACAATGAATGGACGTCAATTAGGTGGtaagaaattgaaagttcagCTCAAAAGAGACAATAGACAAAGTAAACCTTATTGA